DNA from Nitrospira sp.:
ACCGCATAGGGCTCGACACGCAGACCCTGGTTGGCAAACACGCCATAGACCGACACCAGTTCCATCAGCCCCACACTGGACGAGCCCAACGCCAGCGAAAGATCTGCCGCCAACGGACTCACGATCCCGACCGTCCGCGCAAAATCGATCACATTCCGAATCCCCACCTTGTCCAGCAGCCGGACCGTGGCAAGGTTGTGGGAATGGATCAGGGCTTCCCTCAAGCTTACGATGCCGTGGAACCGCTTGCCGTAGTTTTCAGGTTTCCAGGTCTTATCCTCCTCTTCCTGCTCGTATACGACCGGCGCATCCAACACGACGGTGGCAGGACTCATGCCTTGATTCATCGCGGTCGCATAAATGATCGGCTTGAATGCCGACCCAGGCTGGCGGCGTGCGAGCACGGTACGATTGTATTCACTGCGCGTGAAATCATACCCGCCGACCATGGCGCGAATGGCTCCGGTCTTGGGGTCGATGGCGATGAGGGCGCCTTCGGCGACCGGCGTCTGCTCCAACCGCAGGTGTACGGTCTCCTTCTCCAGCTTCTTGACCCCCACCTCAATGACGTCGCCCGGCGCCAGAAGCTGCTTCAGATTCTTGACCTGCACGACATCCTTGGTGGGGTCCTTGCCTTTCAACCGTTTGGACGCCCAGGCCATGTCGTCGAACGCGAGCCGCCCCGTGCTGCCTCCGATTTGAACCAGCACGTGATCCTTGGCGATCTTCGTCACGACCCCTTCCATCATGTCCCCCTCGGCCAACTTCACGGAGGGATCGGGCGCCGGCACCTCCAAGGTCGCGAGGTCCACGGTGCGGACCGGTCCGCGCCAGCCCTGACGCTTGTCCAGTTCCCGCAAACCGTTGAAGACGGCCGCCTCCGCCGCCTTCTGCATGTCGGCATTCAGCGTGGTAAACACTTCCAGGCCGCCCTTGTACACCATCGTTTCGCCGAATTTCGCCACCAACAGCTGGCGGATATATTCCACGAAATAGGGTCCCAGATGCTCGCTGCCCGGGCGGCGGAAGTTCAACTTTTCAGCGACCGCCTGCTCGCGCTCAGCCCGACTGATGAACCCCGCCTCTTCCATCCGTCCCAACACATGCTCCTGCCGCTTCTTTGCCCGGTCGTAGGCTTTGAACGGCGAATAGTGACTCGGCGATTTGGGGAGGCCGGCGAGGAACGCCGCTTCAGCCAGCGTCAACTTCGATAGCTCCTTGCCGAAATAGGTCTGAGCGGCCGCCGCCACACCATAAGCGCCCTGGCCGAAATAAATCTGGTTCAAATACATTTCCAGGATCTGTTCCTTCGTCAGCACCAATTCCATCTTGTAGGCCAGAATCAGTTCACGGAGTTTGCGATCGAAGGTCCGCTCCGTCGAGAGAAACAGGGAACGAGCCAGTTGCTGGGTGATCGTGCTCGCGCCTTCGACCTTCCTGCCTCCATGACGGATATTGGTCCAGGCCGCCCGGAGAATCCCGACGATGTCCAATCCCGGATGTTCGAAAAACCTGGCATCTTCGGTCGCGATCACGGCCTGGGTGAGACTCTTGGGGATCTCCGGCAGGGGCTTGAGGAAGCGCCGCTCGATGAAAAATTGCCCGATCACCTGGCGATCATCGGAATAGACCCGCGTCACCAGACTCGGCTGATAGTTCTGCAAGGGTTCCAGCGACGGAAGGTCTTGGGAAAAGTACCAGAGGATCCCGACCGCACCGCCGCCGCCCAGCACGACGGCCAGTAACATCACGATCAGGACGATCCGCCACCAGCGCCAGCGACGACGAGGCTTCTCCGGCTTATCGAGTAAATGATCGAGTTCGGGCATGAAGTTGGGTGAATGCGAGGAAAGGGGTCAACCTGCTACGAACACACCATACAATGCACATCCGATAAACTCAAGCAAGGTTCCGAATCATCAACCGGTGAGGCCTGTGACGAGAATTCGGCAGCACCTTGTAGGAATGTGCTCGAATCGAGTATACTTCGTTGGTTAAGACGCCTTCATATGAAGGCGTCTTTTTTTTGGCACTCTCACGGCACTGGAGACTATGAACACCTCAGCGACCTCATCCACGGCATCCCACGGTCTGCACGCGCCGCAAGGGCGGCGGACCGACATTCGCAACATCGCCATCATCGCGCACGTCGACCACGGGAAAACGACCCTCGTCGACGCCCTGCTGCGACAAACCCACGTCCATCGCAAGATCGACGACATGGGCGAGCGCATCATGGACTCGATGGATCAGGAACGCGAGCGCGGCATTACGATCCGAGCCAAGAATGCCAGCGTCACCTATAAGGGCGTGAAGATCAACATCGTCGATACGCCGGGCCACGCCGATTTCGGCGGCGAAGTGGAACGCACGCTCCGCATGGTGGACGGCGTGCTGATTCTCGTCGATGCCAAGGAAGGCCCGATGCCGCAGACCACGTTCGTCCTGCGGAAAGCGCTGGCCCTCGGGCACAAGGCCATCGTGGTCATCAACAAGATCGACCGGCCCGACGCCGTCATCGACGATGTCGTGAACCGCACCTTCGATCTCTTCGTGCATTTGGGCGCGACCGACGAGCAACTGGATTTCCCGATCGTGTATACCGCCGCGATCAAAGGCACCGCCACACTGGACCTGAAGCAACCAGGGACTGAAATTTCGCCGCTGCTGGAGACCATCCTTGAAAAAATCCCTGCTCCGGCCGTGAATCCCGATGCCCCGCTCCAACTGCTCGTACTGGCCCTCGCCCAGGACTCCTATAAAGGAAAGATGGGGATCGGCAAAATTCAATCGGGCTCCCTCGCTCGGCGTCAAAACGTCGTGACCATCACCAAGGACGGGGGCCAAGTGCCGGGCAAGATCTCCGATCTCGGAGTGTTTTCGGGGCTTGAGCGTACCGATGTGGAACAGGCCGAAGCAGGCGAAATCGTGGCCCTCGCCGGCCTGGAAGAGGTGAACATCGGCGACACCATCGCCGATCCGACGAATCCCGTCGCCCTCCCACGCGTCACGATCGACGAACCGACCGTGCAGATGACCTTCTCCGTGAACAACAGCCCCTTCGCCGGGCGTGAGGGAAAGTACCTCACATCGCGCCACCTCCGTGAGCGGCTGTTCAAAGAACTGGAAACCAACGTATCGCTGCGCGTGCAGGAAACCGACAGCGCCGACCGCTTCCTGGTGGCCGGTCGCGGCGAACTGCATCTCGGCGTACTCATCGAACAGATGCGCCGTGAGGGGTATGAACTGCAGATCTCGCAACCGGAGGTGATTCTGCACCGAGAGGGCGATCAGGTCACGGAACCCTATGAAGAATTGACCATCCAGGTCCCCTCTGAATATCAGGGGCCTGTGATCGAGGAGATCGGAAAGCGGCGCGGTGAACTCCGGCACATGAAGTTGGTGCATGCCGAGGGAGCGGCGAGCGAGATGCACATCGAATATCACATCCCGACACGCGGTATCATCGGCTTGAAAAACATCCTGCTGGCCAAGACACGCGGCACCATCATCATGCACCACGTGTTTTCCGGCTATGCCCCGGCCGACGAAAAGGCTCTCCTCGTGGCGCCCCATGGCTCCCTGGTGGCCTTCGAAGCAGGGTCCAGCACGGCCTACGCGCTCTTCATGACTCAGGAACGAGGCGAACTGTTCATCGGCCCGGCAGTCGAAGTCTACCAGGGAATGGTTGTCGGCCAGAACAGCCGCGACGAGGACCTGGACGTGAATGTGTGCAAGCAGAAGCAATTGAGCAACATGCGCGCAGCCGGCTCAGATGAGGCGTTGGTCCTGACGCCGCCGCGGGAAATGACGCTGGAATTCGCCATGGAATACATCGGCCAGGACGAACTGGTCGAGGTGACGCCGAAGAACCTCCGCCTTCGCAAGCGGCTCCTGAATCCGGAGGACCGCCGGAAGGCGAAGAAAAGCGCCAAGTAACCCCGGCAAGCGTTCACGGCCTGCCATTCGGCCTGCATGAAGATTCGGAAAAAAACCCCGAAGCCTGCGCCCGCGAAGCCGCCGCTCTATCTGATCGGTTATCGAGACTCAGCCCCGTCCATCGACGAACTGAAGATCTGGTACGACCTCAACTACGGGGGCCCGCTCACCTATGGTGCCCCTGAAGCCGGACAGCGCGTGAGCGTCACCCACGGCCCCTGGCATGCATGGTTGTTGACAAGCCTCCCAGAAGCCGACGCCGCAGAATGGCACTGCATCCTGTCCTGGGATCATCGCGCGCTCAGCACCGTCTCGCCTGCCTCCGCCATGCCCGGCACAATCGCAGACACGGTGCTCGTCGCCGCCCGGCTTGCCCGCGGCCTGACCCTGCTCACGCAGGGCACGGCCTTCGATGTCGCTTGCCACGAGTACTTGAATCCCTCCGATTGGAACGATCGGCCATTGAATGTCTTTCAGGTCCGCGACCATGTCACGGTCCAACACCATGAGACAGATGATTTAACCGCCGATTGGTTTTACACGTTGGGGCTGAGCAAGTTCGGACTGGACGAATTGGAGGTGATCCAGCCGCGAGGGCTTCCGGAAATCGACACCATCACCCTCCTCATATCCGCAACCGACAGGGTCTTGCAAGGAGGCACCAATCAAAAAATCGGAACTTCCTTAGACTTGCTCAGCCTCGCTCAAACGATTCGCTTCACCAGACATCGCACTGCCGCACCGGCCGGTCGCATGGTGGCATTCCGACAAATCACCACCGAGCCCTCCTGACCAGCACAAGTTCATAGGCCACGAAATACTGCAATATATCAATTCGTTGCGCCCTCACATCCGCTTCCCTAGGTCTTCTGGTCCCGTTGACAAGGTTTTTCCAGGCGTGATACCACAAAACAGTTTTGCGAAGTCGTGTGGATCTAACCGAGGAGGATCGCGATGAGTGATGTAGCTGCAGAAATTAAGGTCGGCGATACAGCGCCGGATTTCACATTAAAGGATCAGGACCAGAAAGACGTCAAGCTGAGTGACTATAAGGGGAAGAAGAATGTCGTGCTGGCGTTCTATCCCCTCGACTGGAGCCCGGTCTGCCAAGGTGAAAACAAGTGTCTGACGGACGACTTTCCCAAGTTTCAAGGGGCCAACGCCGAACTGTTCGGCATCAGCTGCGACAGCTTCTTCTCCCACAAGGCCTGGGCGGATTCGCTGGACCTCAAACATCGCCTGCTCTCGGACTTCAACCGTGAAGTCGTCAAGAAGTACGGGCTGTATTTCGAGCCGCTGAACTGCGGCAAGCGCGCGACGGTGATCGTGGACAAGAACGGCAAGGTCGCCTACGTGAAGGTCCAGGAAATCAAGGTGGCGCGGGAAGATAAAGAAATTCTCGCAGCCCTGGCGAAGCTGAGCTAAGAGGCAGGACCGAGGACTGAGCGCGGGCGTCACCGATGCCCGCCCTCAGTCCTCACCCTTTGTCGAGGACACACGATGAGCGGCACGGTTCAAGACGTTCGGGACGACAATTATAAAGAGTTCACCCACAGCGACGGGGCCGTCGTGGCCTACGGCCTGGCCACCTGCGAGCCCTGCAAACAGTACGATCCGATCCTCGAAGAAACCGCCGCCAAGTTCCCGGCCATCAAGATCGGCAAGGCCAAGATGCATGTCCCAGGCCGATGCCGCGAGATCAAGAAAGCACACACGTTCGAGACCTACCCCACCACGCACTTTTTCTCACGGGGCAAACTGCTCCTGACCCGCGAAGGCGTGGTCGAACCGGCCGAACTGGCCTCATTGATCTCAGACCATCTCCTGAAATAACTCACCGGTCCTCTGGACACCGCCTGTCGACCGGTGATCTCTCGGCCGTTCCAAAGGGACCTTCGCATCGTCCGGCAATGCATCGCGTGAAGTGTGCTGCGACACGAAGACCGTTCCAGAACAACACCTCGACGTTCAGACGGGATACAATACATTCAAGCAGGCGGCATATGTTGATTACTCCCGACAGGCACAGGACACCGACGCTGTATGATGCATAGAGGTTCATTCTTTCGTCTTGCCGTCGTCTTACTCTGCTGCCTCCTCTCGGCGAGACAGGGGGAAGCGAATGGTCCCTCCCCGAGCCGCTCGGATTCCGCTGCGCACAACCGATTCGATTCCAGCCGCCCCGACAACTTCGTTATCCAAACCGGCACCAGCAACGATCCGCCGATGGTGCTCATTCCTGCCGGGGAGTTCGCCATGGGCAGCGACCGCGGCCAAGCGGATGAACAGCCGGTCCATCGCGTATCACTCGATGCGTTCCATCTCGATGTGTACGAAGTCACCGTCTCCCGCTATGCCGAGTTTCTGGCCTCACAGAGGGCGGACCCACCATTCAAGTGGAATGAGGCCACGACAGGCTCTCAGGGCAACAAGCCGGTGACCGGCGTCGATTGGTATGATGCGCGCGACTACTGCAGGTGGGTGGGGAAACGGCTCCCGACGGAGGCGGAATGGGAAATGGCCGCGCGCGGGACTGAAGGACGGCTCTACCCCTGGGGCAACGAACACCCGACCAAAGCCCACGCCAACGCCGGCCAAACCAAATGGCG
Protein-coding regions in this window:
- a CDS encoding multimodular transpeptidase-transglycosylase encodes the protein MPELDHLLDKPEKPRRRWRWWRIVLIVMLLAVVLGGGGAVGILWYFSQDLPSLEPLQNYQPSLVTRVYSDDRQVIGQFFIERRFLKPLPEIPKSLTQAVIATEDARFFEHPGLDIVGILRAAWTNIRHGGRKVEGASTITQQLARSLFLSTERTFDRKLRELILAYKMELVLTKEQILEMYLNQIYFGQGAYGVAAAAQTYFGKELSKLTLAEAAFLAGLPKSPSHYSPFKAYDRAKKRQEHVLGRMEEAGFISRAEREQAVAEKLNFRRPGSEHLGPYFVEYIRQLLVAKFGETMVYKGGLEVFTTLNADMQKAAEAAVFNGLRELDKRQGWRGPVRTVDLATLEVPAPDPSVKLAEGDMMEGVVTKIAKDHVLVQIGGSTGRLAFDDMAWASKRLKGKDPTKDVVQVKNLKQLLAPGDVIEVGVKKLEKETVHLRLEQTPVAEGALIAIDPKTGAIRAMVGGYDFTRSEYNRTVLARRQPGSAFKPIIYATAMNQGMSPATVVLDAPVVYEQEEEDKTWKPENYGKRFHGIVSLREALIHSHNLATVRLLDKVGIRNVIDFARTVGIVSPLAADLSLALGSSSVGLMELVSVYGVFANQGLRVEPYAVASVQDSGGRTLDQAVIQPRQVVSRETAYLITNMMEDVVQRGTGVAAKAVIDRPVAGKTGTTNDFTDAWFIGSTPNLAAGAWVGFDDRRPLGETESGAHAALPIWIAFMKEALKQLPVVPFEIPDGVMFVKVDPTTALLTDQDEQQGTVELFTKGTEPTMRAGSKIDPTDFYKLDQIPESTSPAPVEP
- a CDS encoding GTP-binding protein TypA/BipA — translated: MNTSATSSTASHGLHAPQGRRTDIRNIAIIAHVDHGKTTLVDALLRQTHVHRKIDDMGERIMDSMDQERERGITIRAKNASVTYKGVKINIVDTPGHADFGGEVERTLRMVDGVLILVDAKEGPMPQTTFVLRKALALGHKAIVVINKIDRPDAVIDDVVNRTFDLFVHLGATDEQLDFPIVYTAAIKGTATLDLKQPGTEISPLLETILEKIPAPAVNPDAPLQLLVLALAQDSYKGKMGIGKIQSGSLARRQNVVTITKDGGQVPGKISDLGVFSGLERTDVEQAEAGEIVALAGLEEVNIGDTIADPTNPVALPRVTIDEPTVQMTFSVNNSPFAGREGKYLTSRHLRERLFKELETNVSLRVQETDSADRFLVAGRGELHLGVLIEQMRREGYELQISQPEVILHREGDQVTEPYEELTIQVPSEYQGPVIEEIGKRRGELRHMKLVHAEGAASEMHIEYHIPTRGIIGLKNILLAKTRGTIIMHHVFSGYAPADEKALLVAPHGSLVAFEAGSSTAYALFMTQERGELFIGPAVEVYQGMVVGQNSRDEDLDVNVCKQKQLSNMRAAGSDEALVLTPPREMTLEFAMEYIGQDELVEVTPKNLRLRKRLLNPEDRRKAKKSAK
- a CDS encoding Alkyl hydroperoxide reductase/ Thiol specific antioxidant/ Mal allergen; translation: MSDVAAEIKVGDTAPDFTLKDQDQKDVKLSDYKGKKNVVLAFYPLDWSPVCQGENKCLTDDFPKFQGANAELFGISCDSFFSHKAWADSLDLKHRLLSDFNREVVKKYGLYFEPLNCGKRATVIVDKNGKVAYVKVQEIKVAREDKEILAALAKLS